GATCGCCGGCGTGCCCGCCTACAAGCTGGCGCGCAAGAAGAAGGAGGTCCCGCTGCAGCCGGTGAAGGTGGAGATCCGGGAGCTGGAGATCCTGGGAGGGGACGGCGACCGGGCGCGCTTTCGGGCCCGGGTGGCTCCGGGAACCTACCTGCGCTCGGTCGCCCACGACCTGGGGCAGGCTCTGGGGGTGGGTGCCCATCTTTCGGCCCTGCGGCGCACGCGCGTGGCCGAGTTCGGCCTGGAGGAGGCCCGCACCCTGGAGCAGGTGCAGGAAGCGGTGGCCGCGGGGACGCTGGAGCAAATCTGGGTTCATCCCCGCAAGCTCTTGCCGGAGCTGCCGGCGGTGACGGCGACCGAGGAGGCCCTCGCCAGGATCTGCCACGGGGCAGCAGTCAACCTGCCGGAGATGTCGAAGGCGCGGCTGGTGAAGGTCTTCCACGGCCAGGCGGAGCTGATCGCCATCGCCAGCAGGGTAGCGGGGACGCTCTTTCAGCCCAAGGTGGTCCTGGCTGTAAGCGGCGGACGGGACACGGCGTACTAGGTATGTCCGATAACGGATATTATGTTAATGCCGCTAAGGTATGGGAGGATAAAGGGCTCCGCGGCAGCCCCTGCCTGCTATGCTTGCATCTATAGGAGTATGACCGACCGACGGAAACATCATCGGGGCAGCGACCGGCGCAAGCAGGCCCGCCATCGCTCCGGGCTCACGCACCTGGAAGACCTGACCCACCACGTCTATCGCCGCCACCTGGGCGAGGGGAAGCCGCCCGAGCACAAGGCAGAGCATGGCGGACGTCCCCGCAAGCACTCGCAGGAGTAGCGCCTTCCCTGCCGCGCTTGCGCCTCAAGGCGTTGCCAGCAGCGCCTCCACGTCCTTCCGCAGGCTGCGAAGCGCAGCCAGCCGCTCGGGGGTCGCTTCGACGCTCTCGGACTTGTACTGGAAGACCTGGAGGCCGTTCCGCTCGACCAGCAGCCCCATGACCTCGCCCATACGCCAGCCGGCTTGGATCAGGCGCAGGCCGTCGGCCTGAACCTCGAGCAGGGCGATGCAGCCGTCGCGCACCGCGCCCACCGCCCGGGGGTAGCGCTCGAAGGTCTGGAGTTCGAAGCCGGCTTCGACCAAGCGTTGGAGTTGGGTGGAGGGATCAGCCATCGCAAAGGGACAGTCAGGAGCCAGGGATCAGGAGTCAGGGGTCAGGAGTCAGCGCCGGCAGCGGGCCCCTGACTACTGACCCCTGACTCCTACATCGCTACATCTTGTATCTGCCGAGGTCCTCGTCGTTGAGGCCCTCCAGCCACTTGCGCAGTTCCTCGCCGGAGACGCGGTCGGAGGCGGTGCTGGCCTGCTTGGAGGACTTCAGCACCTGGTCCTCGACGAAGATGGGGCAGTCCAGGCGCAGAGCCAGGGCCAGGGCGTCGGAGGGGCGCGAGTCCACGCTGATGATGCGGCCGTCGCGCTCCAGCCAGATGACGGCGAAGAAGGTGTCGTCGCGCAGTTCGCTGACCACCACCTTGTGCACGTGGGTGTCGAGCCCCACCAGCAGGTTCTTGATGAGGTCGTGGGTCATAGGGCGTGGGGTGGCGACCTTCTCGATCTCCAGCGCGATGGCGTTGGCCTCGTAGATGCCCACCCAGATGGGCAGGACGGCGTCGCCGCTGACGTCTTTGAGGATCACGATGGGCATGTTGGTGACTGGATCCATCATCAGTCCGCGGATCTTCATCTCGACTTCCATCGTGGGGCCCTCCTGCCTTGCCGTTCGCGGCCTAGCCTACCACTTCTCCCGCCAGGCTGTTAGGAAAACTGCGGGTCACGCCCACCCGCAAGTAACCCCCTAGGCAGGGTTGGATGCCGGCGGGGACGGTGAAGTTCAGCACCTTGTTCTGCGAGGTGCGGCCGACCCACTGCCCGCGGGCCTCGTTCTTCCCTTCAACCATCACTTCAAGGATCTCGCCCACGTGTCGCGCATTGCGGCGGGTGGAGACTTCCCGCTGCCGCTCCTGCAGGGCCGCCAGACGGCGCGCTTTCTCGCTCTCCGGGACGCTGTCGGGCATGTCCAGGGCGGGCGTGTTCGGACGGGGCGAGTACTTGAAGGCGAAAGCGCCGTCGTAGCCCACCTCTTCCACCAGGGAAAGGGTCTCCTCGAACTCAGCCTCGCTCTCGCCGGGGAAGCCCGCGATGAGGTCGGTGGTCACCGAGATGTCGCGGCGGGCTGCCCGGATCCAGGCGATGCGCTCCAGGTACTGCTCCCGGGTGTACTCGCGGGCCATGGCAGCCAGCACGCGCGAGGAGCCGCTCTGCACCGGCAGGTGCACGTGATCGCAGAGGGCGGGCACGGCGTCGATGGCTGCGACGATCTCGCGGGTGAAGTCGCGCGGGTGGGAGGTGGTGAAGCGCACGCGGCGGATGCCGGGCACCTCCCCGACCGCCGCCAGCAGCCCGGGGAACGACATCCTGCCGGAGGGGTCCTTGTAAGAGTTCACGTTCTGGCCCAAGAGCTGGATCTCGGTGAAGCCGGTCTCGGCCATGCGCCCGGCCTCGTCGAGCACGGAGGCGGAGGTGCGGCTGCGCTCCTTGCCGCGGGTGTACGGCACCACGCAAAAGGCGCAGAACTTGTCGCAACCCTCGATGATGGTGATGTAGCCGCGGTGGGGATGGGAGCGTGCGGTGAACTCGGTCTCGAAGGTTTCGTCGGTCTGCCGGTCGTCCAGGCCGGTGGCACGCTTCCCTGCTTCGATCTGCACCAGCATCTGCGAGAGGTTGCGGTAGGAGGCCGAGCCGCAGACCAGCGAGACGTGGGGCGCGCGCTCGAAGATCTTCTCGCCCTCCTGCTGCGCCACGCAGCCCAGCACCCCGAACTTCTTGCCCTGGGCCTGCAGCCGGCGAAAGTCGGCCAGGCGGTGGAAGACCCTCTGCTCCGCCTTGTCGCGGATGGAGCAGGTGTTGTAGAGGATGAGGCCGGCTTCCTCGACGCTCTCCACCTGCCGGTAGCCCTCGGCCAGCAGCGTGCCCACGACCTTCTCGGAGTCGTGGACGTTCATCTGGCAGCCGAAGGTCTCGAGGTAAAAGGTCTTCTGCATGTCCGCCATTCCGCAGAAAAGTATAGCGCAGGCGGCAGTTCCCTGCCCCGAGGGCAGTTTCCAGTTTCTCGTTTCTAGTTTCTAGAAAAGCTAACCACAAAGGACACGAAGGTCACACCCAGGTCACACCGCCTGACTCGCGGGGCACCCGTTCCGGGTGGACGGGAGAACCTTGTTTTTCCTCCGTGTCCTCGGTGTCCTCTGTGGTTAATCAGCCTTGCCAAAGCGGAGGGGCAGGCGCAGGACGCCGGCGATGTCGCGCAGGGTGAAGTCGGCTTTTTCTTCCGGGCCCGCGGGCTTGAGGCCGAGGAATTCGCCGTGCAGCAGGCGGGCGGTGTGCATGCCCAGGAGTTTGCCGGCGCGGATCTCGCTGGAAGGCCGGTCGCCGACCACCAAGATCCGCTTGGGGTCGGGCTCCACGTGGCGCAGCAGCGAGCGGAAGACGCCCTCCTTGGTGACCAGGTGGGCGGTGTCGGCGTAGAAGATGCGCTCCACCGCGGGCTCGCGGTGCAGGCCCAGGGCACGCACCTTGGCGTGCTGGGTGAAGGGGTCGCCGAAACTGACGACGAAGATGCGAACCCCGGCGCGATGCAGCGTGCGCAGCACCCGCAGGCTGGCGGGAAACAGCCTGAGTCTGCCTACCGGCAGCGTGAAGAAGGCCTGGCGCGCTGCCTGCAGGATCTTCTCGGGATGCGCGATGCGGAAGTGACGGCAGATCTCTGGGTCGATGCGGGAGATGCGCGGGTCGCGGCGAAAAGCGCGTAAGCGCAGCCGCAATACGCGCGCCGGTGTGGCGGGCAGGCCGGCGCGCACCATGGCTGCGGCGGCGTGACGATGCGCCGCCAGCACCCGCTGCCCGTAGCAATCGTACAGGGTATCGTCGAGGTCGAAGACCGCGGTGGTGATGAGGGGCCGGGCCGAGGCAGCGCGCCGCCGGCCCGCTCGTCCCGTGACCGTTCGCTGCTTCCTACTGGAAGGACGCGAGCGCTTCTTGCTCATTCTCGAAGACCTGGAAGAGCTTCAGCAGGCCGACGATCTTCAGGGTCTGGACCGCCAGGCGGGAAGGGTTTACCAGGCGCAGATCGCCGCCGCGAG
This window of the Terriglobales bacterium genome carries:
- a CDS encoding bifunctional nuclease family protein; this encodes MEVEMKIRGLMMDPVTNMPIVILKDVSGDAVLPIWVGIYEANAIALEIEKVATPRPMTHDLIKNLLVGLDTHVHKVVVSELRDDTFFAVIWLERDGRIISVDSRPSDALALALRLDCPIFVEDQVLKSSKQASTASDRVSGEELRKWLEGLNDEDLGRYKM
- a CDS encoding tRNA pseudouridine(55) synthase yields the protein GPIREARPSLDEVRAAAAKFLGPIEQMPPPFSAKKIAGVPAYKLARKKKEVPLQPVKVEIRELEILGGDGDRARFRARVAPGTYLRSVAHDLGQALGVGAHLSALRRTRVAEFGLEEARTLEQVQEAVAAGTLEQIWVHPRKLLPELPAVTATEEALARICHGAAVNLPEMSKARLVKVFHGQAELIAIASRVAGTLFQPKVVLAVSGGRDTAY
- a CDS encoding HAD family hydrolase codes for the protein MSKKRSRPSSRKQRTVTGRAGRRRAASARPLITTAVFDLDDTLYDCYGQRVLAAHRHAAAAMVRAGLPATPARVLRLRLRAFRRDPRISRIDPEICRHFRIAHPEKILQAARQAFFTLPVGRLRLFPASLRVLRTLHRAGVRIFVVSFGDPFTQHAKVRALGLHREPAVERIFYADTAHLVTKEGVFRSLLRHVEPDPKRILVVGDRPSSEIRAGKLLGMHTARLLHGEFLGLKPAGPEEKADFTLRDIAGVLRLPLRFGKAD
- the miaB gene encoding tRNA (N6-isopentenyl adenosine(37)-C2)-methylthiotransferase MiaB; the protein is MQKTFYLETFGCQMNVHDSEKVVGTLLAEGYRQVESVEEAGLILYNTCSIRDKAEQRVFHRLADFRRLQAQGKKFGVLGCVAQQEGEKIFERAPHVSLVCGSASYRNLSQMLVQIEAGKRATGLDDRQTDETFETEFTARSHPHRGYITIIEGCDKFCAFCVVPYTRGKERSRTSASVLDEAGRMAETGFTEIQLLGQNVNSYKDPSGRMSFPGLLAAVGEVPGIRRVRFTTSHPRDFTREIVAAIDAVPALCDHVHLPVQSGSSRVLAAMAREYTREQYLERIAWIRAARRDISVTTDLIAGFPGESEAEFEETLSLVEEVGYDGAFAFKYSPRPNTPALDMPDSVPESEKARRLAALQERQREVSTRRNARHVGEILEVMVEGKNEARGQWVGRTSQNKVLNFTVPAGIQPCLGGYLRVGVTRSFPNSLAGEVVG